DNA sequence from the Strigops habroptila isolate Jane chromosome 4, bStrHab1.2.pri, whole genome shotgun sequence genome:
AGCCTCCCGATTGAATTAGTAACTGTTCCCCCCCTTGTTATTTTACATTCCCATTTGAATTCCCTGTTGGTGACCAGCTCTGCGATGGGCAGATTGGTTCAGTCCCTCTCTCCAACACAACTGCTGCAGCGTCCCAAGCCCAAAAACCAAGGAAAACCTCTAGACTCATAACACCATTTTATTGTATCATCTCCACTAGTTTTATGCTCCCGTCCCCgaatctttaaaatcttttaaaattctacttttttttttttgcacaaaattacttcattaattaaaagacaaaataatacacaacataaatacatatttaacagattaaaaaaaaaacaaaaccaaaaaggaaacaaaaaccacTTTAAGCttccataaaacaaaacaaaatgttaattACAGCCAAACCTTGCTCAGAAGAACTCTtgactaaaataaaacaaacacttcaGACATGTAATTGGTTGGTCCCACCAGACTCGCTTGTTCCCACGAGATTGTTACACGGAATAGCCGGGCTTTCGGGGTTCCTCCGCCTTGGTCCCAGTGAGTTCTTGCCCTCAAGGTTGGTCCGTTCCTCACATTGCAATAGACCCTTAAAGTctcaaacagcttttttttcttcccctccctttcccaccCCCCCAGCTCCACTTTTTTTTGCACTTGTCAACTTCCACGACGAGTAAGTTCAGTTCAGTCCTCACAGAGGAGTCGAATGGTTTTGTCCTTCAtttattcaaaaggaaaaatcaccagtccttttcttttaatttcattttttaattgtattaaagaaaaatagagctCTGTCCTTTTGGAGAGTTTTTGAAGCAAGGGGACATCCAGTCGCAACGAGCAGAGTTCCCAGTGGCTCAGGAGGCACTTCGGAAACTTATCACGGCACTCCACGCTCTTCGTCTTCATTCCTTCATTAGTGCATATGTCGGGGAAGCCCTCGGGGGCTCCACACATCCTTTAAGGCCTCGTCAGGGTCGTATAGACAGGCTGGTCCCAGTTAGCAGTGGGGCTGTGAGCCGGCGGGATGGACAAGCCGTTGAGGATGGGTGTTGCATAGGGCCGGCGGGAGGAGTGGAAATAGGGATACTGGTAAATGCTGGAGGGGTAGCCGGGGTAGGGGTTGTAGTAGTTGGAGCTCTGGAGGTCCGTGTAGTCGCACtgggagctggagaaggaggcagcagccgTGGCGGTGGAGGCAGTGGTGGCACAAGCCTGGGCACTGTAGGAGCCATAGTCGGAGTGCGCAGGGGAGCCGTGGGACTGGTCACTGTAGTGGCTGGGGCTCAGCTGCTCCGTTTTGATGTGGGGCCTTTGCTGGCCCGAGTCAGCAGATGATGGCGATGCCGAGGCCGGGCTTTTGTGAGTCCAAACCTGGTTGGCCCCACCAGTGCCCGTGGCCGAGTGGGAATAGGACGCACCATAGGAGCCGGCAGCAGCGTTGGGGCCATGGTCGGCTGGCATGGCAGCGTGGCCATTGAGCGGCAGGTACTGGTCGAACTCGTGCACGTCGAAGGTCTCCATGTTGTTGATGACCTCGCTGCTCAGCTCCGAGATGTCCACGTTGCTGAAGTCGATGTTCTGGCGGCCGCTTTCCACGAGGCGGCGGCCCTCGTGCTTCAGCTCCTGCTTGCTGCCGTGGTGGAGGTCggttttgggggtggtggggggggtgggtggtCCATGTGTCTGACCTGGGGATGAAGGGACAACAAGGCTTTAATGAGAACAGCCACAAAACACCCAGCTCCTTCAAGGACATTAAAAAAACGCATGTTTCTACCCCCTCTTATTGTAAGGAAGCGGGATTTAAATCTACGGCACTGTGTTGTGATGGCTGATGTCCCCCTGTGACCATGGCAGGGACCAGGTCCCTGGCTGGGGTAAACCACCTGCATAGGTAATGATTTGGAGTGCGGAGAAGCTGGGGAGCACACTGTGTCCATCAGGATCACTCTGAGACATAGCGGGACACCCCCTGACTCCACAAACCCCTCCTCGCTTCGGGAGTGGGTTTGGATAGACCCTTTCGGCTCTCCCCACAGGCAGCCTGAGGCCAGCCCGGctctcctgcaggcagaggagccGTGCCGGGATccccagccaggctgggtgAGAGCGCAGACACGTCTGAAGCTGCAGGACGTTCGCAATCCTCCTGGAATCTGTCAACACACACCCTGTGCCAATTTGCAGCGCCGGCAAGAAGCGGGGAGCTCCAGGGGGGAAGCAGCCTCTTCAGGACCCGCTCCCCCAGGCACCCCTCGCATGGCCAATGCGTTATTAACCCTTATTAGCTCACAATTAATTCCCCCTCCTCCTAGGACAGCTGGGAATGCAGGATCCCTGCGCTTTTGGGATTTCCAATTGCACAGTCACCTCTATAAGCATTTACTAAACAAAACCGTGGCCACGTTCTGGTGCAAAACCACAGCTCTCAGGGCAGCAATCCCTGCTTTTGGATGCTCCCAATCCCACCAATATTCACCCGGGggggcagagcagcctgtgcctgCTCCGGGTTCACATCCCAACCCAGGATGCTTGGGATCTGCAGGTTCTTTGGCCCTTTACCTGTGTGATCGCCGTGGTGGTGGGGCTCGGCCATGCCCCCCAGCCCGCTGTCCGCTTTGTAGATCTGGGTGCCCGCGTGGTGGCTGAGCTCGGCGCCGGAGTCGGAGTCGCTCTGCCCGGCTTTCACGCTTTTCCTCCTCCGGGGCTGGTATTTATAATCCGGGTGATCCTTTTTGTGCTGGACCCTGAGCCGCTCGGCTTCTTCCACAAAGGGACgtttctcattttcacttaacaaactggtttgggagtgatttatatttttttaagaaggagaaagggaaaaaaaaaaagaaagaaataatccaAAGTTAATATCTTTGCCTTAGAAGTTTTCAGCCTCTTTTCAGGCTCACACATCCCCACTTCCCATACACCGATTCGAACAACCAGTAAGTTAATTACAAGACGAATTTGCCATGGCAAAAAAGAGTTATgttgcaaaaatatatttaaaaccacCAACTACTGAGGCATGAATAAACCCCGACCGCTGTGGATACAGACAACAGGGCAAAACAAAATCCCCCTGCCCctttttaaatgcctttccCAAATATTATTCCCATGTTTGTCCTACAAATGCCACCCCCTCACCCGACAAACAACGCTGCCCATTTCCAGCTTTGTTTGGTGCTTACAAAGAACCCACAAAAGCGACAGCAATGGgattatttctttcaaagctcTCCCCCACGCAGACATCTCTTTGCAAACTCTTGGAGAGTCCCAAACGGCAGCGGGAGCATCGCTGGCCCAAGCAGGAGAGATGCACGTTTGCTACAGCTCGATGCGACCGAATGTGCCCAGGGATAAAACGTGGCTCGGTGGGAAGCAGAGAGCACCCAGCAGAAAAAGTTTGTCACAGTGCTGAGCATGCGAGCGCACAGATGAGAAGGGGAATAAGAAATCTGATTAAAATAGCTGCTAAATATCGGCTGGTTCAGGTTTATAGCTTGTTAAGCAACAAGCGAGCCAGGCAAAGGGGAAAACTTTTAGAATAAGCCactgtaaaagaagaaattaagaaagtCTCGATGTCCTGGGGACAGGGGAAGCCTGGCCAGGCGCGGAAAGGGCCCAGGCTGCACATGGCGGCGATGGAGCAGGGAAGATCCATGCATGACACGGCGCTGGGGCAGGACCCGAGCCCACCGTGGCCCCTTAAAGAGGGGTTTTTCAGGGCTGGGACCGGCGTGTCCTTCGCAGCGCAGCCACACGCTCTGGGGGGGGGAGTTTGAGCTTCAGTTTGAAGCGCTTCAAGAAGCCCCCGTGggcaataaaatatatataaagaaatttaGAAAGTGGGGAGAGGGCGCAAACGCAGGGTCccgccggggcagccccgcTGCGAAGGGGGTGCGTGCGCGGAGCGCCGCGGAGGGATGCGCGGCCGCGGGACTCACCGCCAGAGCTTGCCCAGGGTCTTGCTGAGCTCGGCGTTGTGCAGATGAGGGTACTGGTCGGCCAGCTTCCTGCGGGCGGCCTGCGCCCACACCATGAAGGCGTTCATGGGCCGCTTGACGTGCGGCTTAGCCTTGAGCGATCCGTTGCCGCGGACGGGCATGGGCACCAGGCTCCAGTCGTAGCCCTTCAGCACCTGCGAGACGGCGTCGCGGATGCAGGCGGGGAAGCGCTCATCCACCTCGGCCGCGTCCACCTTATTGCCCATCGGAGCGGCgccgggcgggcgcggggcgggcgccggggcacagcccagcccctcGGAGCCAGCGGGGGACAGCGGCGAGTCTGAGTCCGAGTCCACGTgggacatggagctggtggTGCCCGCGGGGCTGCACGGAGCCTCCAGCGCTTTGTCGTGCTCCTCGGTCATGTTGAGCATCGGTGGACGGGAAGGGGGCGAGTGGCAGAGCCGGCCCGCGGGCGCAAGCCGCGCACCGCTCCGCGGGCGCCCGCAAGGCGcgaaaaaacaaaatatagatagaaaaaaaaaatcagaataataaaaacaagGCGCAAAAGCGGAAAAATCAGTCGATAAAGCggaaaacaccccaaaccagtccTGCTCCGTCCGGCCCCGCACTCCGCGCCCGCCGCTGCGCTCCTCCTCCAGTGCGCGCACCGGCCCCGCAACGATGTACTTTAAGGGGCGGACACATGGCCACGCCCCCGACGCCGCTCCCCATTGGCGGAGCGGGCGACTCATTTACATAAGAGGTGGGGCTCTTGCCCGCCTGCCGCTTTGTATTGGTGGAGAGTGGTTTCTCATTTACATAAAGGGCGGGGCTCCGATCCGCCCGCCGCTCCGCTGTTGCTGCCGCCGGGAGGTGCCGCGGGATGAGGTCGTGCCCCGGGGACGGCGGCTGCTCCCGGAGCCCCT
Encoded proteins:
- the SOX8 gene encoding transcription factor SOX-8; translation: MLNMTEEHDKALEAPCSPAGTTSSMSHVDSDSDSPLSPAGSEGLGCAPAPAPRPPGAAPMGNKVDAAEVDERFPACIRDAVSQVLKGYDWSLVPMPVRGNGSLKAKPHVKRPMNAFMVWAQAARRKLADQYPHLHNAELSKTLGKLWRLLSENEKRPFVEEAERLRVQHKKDHPDYKYQPRRRKSVKAGQSDSDSGAELSHHAGTQIYKADSGLGGMAEPHHHGDHTGQTHGPPTPPTTPKTDLHHGSKQELKHEGRRLVESGRQNIDFSNVDISELSSEVINNMETFDVHEFDQYLPLNGHAAMPADHGPNAAAGSYGASYSHSATGTGGANQVWTHKSPASASPSSADSGQQRPHIKTEQLSPSHYSDQSHGSPAHSDYGSYSAQACATTASTATAAASFSSSQCDYTDLQSSNYYNPYPGYPSSIYQYPYFHSSRRPYATPILNGLSIPPAHSPTANWDQPVYTTLTRP